One stretch of Arachis duranensis cultivar V14167 chromosome 1, aradu.V14167.gnm2.J7QH, whole genome shotgun sequence DNA includes these proteins:
- the LOC107478839 gene encoding NEP1-interacting protein 2-like: MEFVTENSSPLLGSFVERVNMVGSHALSAIVRNIFSAIFTFCFAFVGTLLGAMTGALIGQETESGFIRGAAIGAISGAVFSIEVFESSLVLWQSDESGIGCFLYLLDVIASLLSGRLVRERIGPAMLSAVQSQMGAVEINFDDVQNIFDTGGAKGLSKDSVEKISKIIITSDNNVDASGEKVSCSVCLQDFQIGETVRSLPHCHHMFHQPCIDKWLIRHGSCPLCRRDL, from the exons ATGGAGTTTGTGACAGAAAATTCAAGTCCTTTGTTGGGTTCCTTTGTGGAGAGGGTGAACATGGTTGGTAGCCATGCCCTCTCTGCCATTGTTAGGAACATCTTCTCTGCCATCTTCACCTTCTGCTTTGCATTTG TGGGGACTTTGTTGGGGGCTATGACTGGAGCTTTGATAGGACAAGAGACAGAGAGTGGATTCATTAGAGGAGCTGCCATTGGAGCCATTTCAGGAGCTGTTTTTTCCATTGAAGTTTTTGAATCTTCTCTTGTTCTTTGGCAATCTGATGAATCTGGAATTGGCTGCTTCTTATACTTG CTTGATGTAATTGCAAGCCTATTAAGTGGAAGACTTGTGAGAGAAAGGATTGGTCCAGCAATGTTAAGTGCTGTCCAAAGTCAG aTGGGTGCTGTTGAGATTAACTTTGATGATGTTCAAAACATCTTTGACACTGGTGGTGCAAAAGGCTTATCAAAAGATTCAGTTGAAAAGATCTCAAAGATCATAATTACAAGTGACAACAATGTTGATGCTTCTGGTGAAAAGGTTTCTTGCTCAGTTTGCCTTCAG GACTTTCAAATTGGAGAAACAGTTAGAAGCTTGCCCCATTGCCATCACATGTTTCACCAACCTTGCATTGACAAGTGGC